From one Sylvia atricapilla isolate bSylAtr1 chromosome 17, bSylAtr1.pri, whole genome shotgun sequence genomic stretch:
- the RANBP1 gene encoding ran-specific GTPase-activating protein, which translates to MADTAEAHEEHDTSTENADDSIHDPQFEPIVSLPEQEIKTLEEDEEELFKMRAKLFRFASENDLPEWKERGTGDVKLLKHKEKGTIRLLMRRDKTLKICANHYITPLMELKPNAGSDRAWVWNTHADFADESPKPELLAIRFLNAENAQKFKAKFEECRNEVGKTAKKAGTDKNDSADKVAEKLEELSVKEESRESEKKETKEKTEEKQ; encoded by the exons ATGGCGGACACGGCG gAAGCACATGAGGAGCACGATACTTCTACTGAAAATGCAGATGATTCTATCCATGATCCTCAGTTTGAACCCATAGTTTCCCTTCCagagcaagaaataaaaactctggaagaggatgaggaagaacTCTTTAAGAT GCGAGCAAAGCTTTTCCGGTTTGCATCTGAGAATGACCTTCCAGAATGGAAAGAACGAGGAACTGGTGATGTGAAACTCCTGAAACACAAGGAGAAGGGAACAATTCGCCTCCTCATGAGGAGGGATAAAACCCTAAAAATCTGTGCAAACCATTACA TCACACCCTTAATGGAGTTGAAGCCTAATGCTGGGAGCGACAGGGCCTGGGTCTGGAACACACATGCTGACTTTGCAGATGAGAGCCCCAAGCCTGAACTTCTGGCAATCCGATTTCTAAACGCAGAGA ATGCACAGAAATTCAAGGCAAAATTTGAAGAATGCAGGAATGAAGTAGGCAAGACAGCAAAGAAAG CAGGCACAGACAAAAATGATAGTGCTGATAAAGTTGCTGAAAAACTAGAAGAGCTTTCTGTAAAGGAAGAGAGCAGAGAATCTGAGAAGAAAGAGACCAaggaaaaaactgaagaaaagcaataa